A window from Hemicordylus capensis ecotype Gifberg chromosome 2, rHemCap1.1.pri, whole genome shotgun sequence encodes these proteins:
- the LOC128347541 gene encoding class I histocompatibility antigen, F10 alpha chain-like isoform X1 produces the protein MCWGRRVLLILETTVLLVGFCFGFHTWQNMYGCILIEHGHKTGFFQYGYDGRDLIHSDKETLTWVAANEEAQVTTRKWNTELANNQYKAFLEKTCIESLRKFLEYGTEALLRKVPPAVKVIHKAGYDGMETLVCQAHGFYPKEIEIDWMKDGEVWKQSTFHGQGPNPDGTYHTWLGIEIDPKDRDRYHCRVEHDSLGTPVDVAWEESVPVWIFVGCVVGALAVTFMFVTGITFYIRKWRGDGYRAAAKGEELATEKQQQVTRSRTAPLRHNLLLVSGKRLEGIHTRHAADHLCSLEEYLFFSSYGSGPPLASSFQMEVGWSRCFARYLKDSRPTVPSF, from the exons ATGTGTTGGGGTCGAAGAGTCCTGCTGATCTTGGAGACAACTGTCCTTCTGGTGGGGTTTTGCTTTG GGTTTCATACCTGGCAAAATATGTATGGCTGCATACTGATTGAACATGGGCACAAAACAGGGTTTTTCCAATACGGCTATGATGGGAGGGACTTAATTCACTCTGACAAGGAGACCCTAACCTGGGTGGCAGCTAATGAGGAAGCCCAAGTGACTACAAGGAAGTGGAATACTGAGTTGGCCAATAACCAGTACAAGGCCTTCCTGGAGAAGACCTGCATTGAGTCGCTACGGAAATTTCTGGAGTATGGGACTGAGGCTCTGTTAAGGAAAG TACCCCCAGCAGTGAAGGTGATACACAAGGCAGGCTATGATGGCATGGAAACTCTCGTCTGCCAGGCCCATGGCTTCTACCCCAAGGAGATTGAGATCGACTGGATGAAGGATGGGGAAGTCTGGAAGCAGAGCACCTTCCATGGACAAGGCCCCAACCCAGATGGAACCTACCACACTTGGCTTGGCATTGAGATTGATCCAAAGGATAGGGACCGCTACCACTGCCGTGTGGAGCATGACAGCCTGGGGACACCTGTGGATGTTGCCTGGGAGGAGTCTG TCCCAGTGTGGATCTTTGTGGGGTGTGTCGTGGGGGCCTTGGCTGTTACCTTCATGTTCGTGACTGGCATCACCTTCTATATCA GGAAATGGCGAGGAGATGgctacagagcagcagcaa AGGGCGAAGAGCTGGCTACAGAGAAGCAGCAA CAAGTGACCAGAAGTCGGACAGCTCCACTGAGg CATAATCTCCTGTTGGTGTCTGGGAAGAGATTGGAGGGAATCCACACAAGACATGCTGCAGATCATCTGTGCTCCTTGGAAGAATATTTGTTTTTCTCCAGTTATGGTTCTGGCCCTCCACTCGCATCTTCTTTCCAAATGGAGGTGGGGTGGAGCAGGTGttttgctaggtacttaaaagattccAGGCCCACAGTGCCCTCCTTTTGA
- the LOC128347541 gene encoding class I histocompatibility antigen, F10 alpha chain-like isoform X4, with the protein MCWGRRVLLILETTVLLVGFCFVPPAVKVIHKAGYDGMETLVCQAHGFYPKEIEIDWMKDGEVWKQSTFHGQGPNPDGTYHTWLGIEIDPKDRDRYHCRVEHDSLGTPVDVAWEESVPVWIFVGCVVGALAVTFMFVTGITFYIRKWRGDGYRAAAKGEELATEKQQQVTRSRTAPLRHNLLLVSGKRLEGIHTRHAADHLCSLEEYLFFSSYGSGPPLASSFQMEVGWSRCFARYLKDSRPTVPSF; encoded by the exons ATGTGTTGGGGTCGAAGAGTCCTGCTGATCTTGGAGACAACTGTCCTTCTGGTGGGGTTTTGCTTTG TACCCCCAGCAGTGAAGGTGATACACAAGGCAGGCTATGATGGCATGGAAACTCTCGTCTGCCAGGCCCATGGCTTCTACCCCAAGGAGATTGAGATCGACTGGATGAAGGATGGGGAAGTCTGGAAGCAGAGCACCTTCCATGGACAAGGCCCCAACCCAGATGGAACCTACCACACTTGGCTTGGCATTGAGATTGATCCAAAGGATAGGGACCGCTACCACTGCCGTGTGGAGCATGACAGCCTGGGGACACCTGTGGATGTTGCCTGGGAGGAGTCTG TCCCAGTGTGGATCTTTGTGGGGTGTGTCGTGGGGGCCTTGGCTGTTACCTTCATGTTCGTGACTGGCATCACCTTCTATATCA GGAAATGGCGAGGAGATGgctacagagcagcagcaa AGGGCGAAGAGCTGGCTACAGAGAAGCAGCAA CAAGTGACCAGAAGTCGGACAGCTCCACTGAGg CATAATCTCCTGTTGGTGTCTGGGAAGAGATTGGAGGGAATCCACACAAGACATGCTGCAGATCATCTGTGCTCCTTGGAAGAATATTTGTTTTTCTCCAGTTATGGTTCTGGCCCTCCACTCGCATCTTCTTTCCAAATGGAGGTGGGGTGGAGCAGGTGttttgctaggtacttaaaagattccAGGCCCACAGTGCCCTCCTTTTGA
- the LOC128347541 gene encoding class I histocompatibility antigen, F10 alpha chain-like isoform X3 gives MSTRAYFMLLTYPSCQSTENPTVDTDVTVFTVPPAVKVIHKAGYDGMETLVCQAHGFYPKEIEIDWMKDGEVWKQSTFHGQGPNPDGTYHTWLGIEIDPKDRDRYHCRVEHDSLGTPVDVAWEESVPVWIFVGCVVGALAVTFMFVTGITFYIRKWRGDGYRAAAKGEELATEKQQQVTRSRTAPLRHNLLLVSGKRLEGIHTRHAADHLCSLEEYLFFSSYGSGPPLASSFQMEVGWSRCFARYLKDSRPTVPSF, from the exons ATGTCCACACGGGCTTACTTCATGTTATTAACCTATCCATCCTGCCAGTCAACTGAGAACCCCACTGTTGATACTGATGTCACTGTTTTCACAGTACCCCCAGCAGTGAAGGTGATACACAAGGCAGGCTATGATGGCATGGAAACTCTCGTCTGCCAGGCCCATGGCTTCTACCCCAAGGAGATTGAGATCGACTGGATGAAGGATGGGGAAGTCTGGAAGCAGAGCACCTTCCATGGACAAGGCCCCAACCCAGATGGAACCTACCACACTTGGCTTGGCATTGAGATTGATCCAAAGGATAGGGACCGCTACCACTGCCGTGTGGAGCATGACAGCCTGGGGACACCTGTGGATGTTGCCTGGGAGGAGTCTG TCCCAGTGTGGATCTTTGTGGGGTGTGTCGTGGGGGCCTTGGCTGTTACCTTCATGTTCGTGACTGGCATCACCTTCTATATCA GGAAATGGCGAGGAGATGgctacagagcagcagcaa AGGGCGAAGAGCTGGCTACAGAGAAGCAGCAA CAAGTGACCAGAAGTCGGACAGCTCCACTGAGg CATAATCTCCTGTTGGTGTCTGGGAAGAGATTGGAGGGAATCCACACAAGACATGCTGCAGATCATCTGTGCTCCTTGGAAGAATATTTGTTTTTCTCCAGTTATGGTTCTGGCCCTCCACTCGCATCTTCTTTCCAAATGGAGGTGGGGTGGAGCAGGTGttttgctaggtacttaaaagattccAGGCCCACAGTGCCCTCCTTTTGA
- the LOC128347541 gene encoding class I histocompatibility antigen, F10 alpha chain-like isoform X2 has translation MCWGRRVLLILETTVLLVGFCFGFHTWQNMYGCILIEHGHKTGFFQYGYDGRDLIHSDKETLTWVAANEEAQVTTRKWNTELANNQYKAFLEKTCIESLRKFLEYGTEALLRKVPPAVKVIHKAGYDGMETLVCQAHGFYPKEIEIDWMKDGEVWKQSTFHGQGPNPDGTYHTWLGIEIDPKDRDRYHCRVEHDSLGTPVDVAWEESVPVWIFVGCVVGALAVTFMFVTGITFYIRKWRGDGYRAAARRGRRAGYREAATSDQKSDSSTEA, from the exons ATGTGTTGGGGTCGAAGAGTCCTGCTGATCTTGGAGACAACTGTCCTTCTGGTGGGGTTTTGCTTTG GGTTTCATACCTGGCAAAATATGTATGGCTGCATACTGATTGAACATGGGCACAAAACAGGGTTTTTCCAATACGGCTATGATGGGAGGGACTTAATTCACTCTGACAAGGAGACCCTAACCTGGGTGGCAGCTAATGAGGAAGCCCAAGTGACTACAAGGAAGTGGAATACTGAGTTGGCCAATAACCAGTACAAGGCCTTCCTGGAGAAGACCTGCATTGAGTCGCTACGGAAATTTCTGGAGTATGGGACTGAGGCTCTGTTAAGGAAAG TACCCCCAGCAGTGAAGGTGATACACAAGGCAGGCTATGATGGCATGGAAACTCTCGTCTGCCAGGCCCATGGCTTCTACCCCAAGGAGATTGAGATCGACTGGATGAAGGATGGGGAAGTCTGGAAGCAGAGCACCTTCCATGGACAAGGCCCCAACCCAGATGGAACCTACCACACTTGGCTTGGCATTGAGATTGATCCAAAGGATAGGGACCGCTACCACTGCCGTGTGGAGCATGACAGCCTGGGGACACCTGTGGATGTTGCCTGGGAGGAGTCTG TCCCAGTGTGGATCTTTGTGGGGTGTGTCGTGGGGGCCTTGGCTGTTACCTTCATGTTCGTGACTGGCATCACCTTCTATATCA GGAAATGGCGAGGAGATGgctacagagcagcagcaa GAAGAGGGCGAAGAGCTGGCTACAGAGAAGCAGCAA CAAGTGACCAGAAGTCGGACAGCTCCACTGAGg CATAA